A region from the Bacteroidales bacterium genome encodes:
- a CDS encoding NAD(P)-dependent oxidoreductase, translating to MMKNLENKILIVDSVHDFLLKELKKADFSCIYSPEITKSEIENKIYDCFGIVLRSKIGVDSNLIDKAKKLKFIARIGSGMENIDVKYAEKKGISCINSPEGNRDAVGEHALGLLLSLLKNINKADKQIKNKIWNRKENKGMEISGKTIGIIGYGNTGSAFAKRLSGFDAKILAYDKYKKKYSDKYVTESSISTLFSEADILSIHLPLTSETHYMVDDNFLNKFKKNIFLINTSRGQIIKTDDLVKNIKSGKIRGAALDVLEYENSAFENLNKINNKSFKYLINSDKVILTPHIAGQTEESALKHAEVILKKIRNKFK from the coding sequence ATGATGAAAAATTTGGAGAACAAAATATTGATAGTTGATTCAGTTCATGATTTTCTGTTGAAAGAACTGAAAAAAGCGGATTTTTCGTGCATTTATTCACCTGAAATAACAAAAAGTGAAATAGAAAATAAGATATATGATTGTTTTGGTATTGTTTTAAGAAGTAAAATAGGAGTTGACAGCAATTTGATTGATAAAGCGAAGAAACTGAAATTTATTGCAAGAATAGGTTCGGGCATGGAAAATATTGATGTAAAATATGCTGAAAAAAAAGGAATTTCCTGCATAAATTCTCCCGAAGGAAACAGAGATGCCGTGGGAGAACATGCATTAGGATTACTCCTTTCATTATTGAAAAATATTAACAAAGCCGATAAACAGATAAAAAATAAAATATGGAACAGAAAGGAAAATAAAGGAATGGAAATTTCAGGGAAAACAATAGGTATTATCGGATATGGAAATACAGGAAGTGCATTTGCAAAAAGATTATCGGGATTTGATGCAAAAATTCTGGCGTATGATAAATATAAAAAGAAGTATTCCGATAAATATGTTACGGAATCAAGCATCAGTACTTTATTTAGTGAAGCCGATATTTTGAGCATTCATCTTCCCCTGACAAGTGAAACTCATTATATGGTTGATGATAATTTTTTAAATAAATTCAAAAAAAATATTTTTTTAATAAATACATCAAGAGGACAGATTATAAAAACTGATGATTTAGTGAAAAACATAAAGTCAGGAAAAATTCGTGGAGCAGCACTTGATGTTTTGGAATATGAAAATTCAGCATTTGAAAATCTTAATAAAATAAATAATAAAAGTTTTAAATATCTTATTAATTCCGATAAAGTTATTTTAACACCTCACATTGCAGGACAAACAGAAGAATCTGCTTTAAAACACGCAGAGGTGATTTTGAAAAAAATCAGAAATAAATTTAAATGA